One region of uncultured Fusobacterium sp. genomic DNA includes:
- a CDS encoding Xaa-Pro dipeptidyl-peptidase codes for MTKKSIDKKIIELFPKFQLKSEFLQYALKTLGYINNEDFTEENIIQFATDLGLETEIEEELNDATYELSLYSMLAAKMKNGRNCFEVLAEEGKLDVLNENKEIPEIVVFDGKTQPVFDYKECLFEKVFVETPLDTDNDGKRDLIAVYIRRPKETLKGMKVPAIYVADPYMLTCIDEWYENMPNVDLDLKVFEDQNITAEDVQYKGRERKLPLERESKGEAKTSETEEITLDCITAWYNYFNSRGFASVYSAGVGTKGSEGMNCCGSEEEKIWVIAVIEWLCGKRKAYTNKTDNIEIKADWCNGKVAMSGKSYLGTLSIAAASTGVEGLKTIIPEAAISSWYNYYHGNGLNMAPVGWQGDDADLLTGHCRSRNLNELPHLNELADDVIQYLRKGMDRENGNYNSFWDERNYLKDIKNMKASAFIVHGINDWNVKTIHSHLFWKEMEKYNIPKKMILHQGDHIYIHDLKGIDFNDIMNRWLSHWLYDIDNNVMEEVPEVLIQDNLDIYKWHTTYDGDQVEYFIDSSKKLTRSGEKSDREVNLKDDIDSTKFDREKKNFEEWQKDMILDVEEKRDYRLVYLTDKLEDDLRVSGDITVEIEAATDSETGILSAMLVDLGEDRRATVEQYKTGEKNIYLGKNGGYMEEKDFVIEKDPSPFKIISRGSINIQNRENNYCKKSVEKDKFYKYTFNMVPTDYTIRKGHRMELVILGSDVEITTRPKKVTNYRVKENSLKLRVPMIIK; via the coding sequence CTATGCTTGCAGCTAAAATGAAAAATGGAAGAAACTGTTTTGAAGTATTAGCTGAAGAGGGAAAACTTGATGTATTAAATGAAAATAAAGAAATACCTGAGATTGTTGTATTTGATGGAAAAACTCAACCTGTATTTGATTACAAAGAGTGTCTATTTGAAAAAGTTTTTGTGGAAACTCCATTGGATACAGATAATGATGGAAAAAGAGATCTAATAGCAGTTTATATAAGAAGACCAAAGGAAACATTAAAGGGAATGAAAGTTCCGGCTATATATGTAGCTGACCCATATATGCTAACTTGTATAGATGAATGGTATGAAAATATGCCAAATGTAGATTTAGATTTAAAGGTTTTTGAAGATCAAAATATAACTGCTGAAGATGTACAATATAAAGGAAGAGAGAGAAAACTACCTTTAGAAAGAGAGAGCAAAGGAGAGGCTAAAACATCTGAAACAGAGGAGATAACTTTAGATTGTATTACAGCTTGGTACAACTATTTTAACTCAAGAGGATTTGCATCGGTATATTCTGCTGGAGTGGGAACTAAAGGCTCAGAAGGAATGAACTGTTGTGGTTCTGAAGAGGAAAAAATCTGGGTAATAGCTGTAATTGAATGGTTATGTGGAAAGAGAAAAGCTTATACAAATAAAACAGATAATATTGAAATTAAAGCTGATTGGTGTAATGGAAAAGTTGCTATGTCAGGAAAATCATATTTAGGAACTTTAAGTATAGCAGCAGCATCAACAGGTGTTGAGGGATTAAAAACTATAATACCAGAAGCAGCAATTTCAAGTTGGTATAATTATTACCATGGAAATGGACTTAATATGGCTCCAGTAGGATGGCAAGGTGATGATGCAGATCTTTTAACTGGACATTGTAGAAGTAGAAATCTAAATGAACTTCCTCACTTAAATGAATTAGCAGATGATGTTATCCAATATTTGAGAAAAGGAATGGATAGAGAGAATGGTAACTATAATAGTTTCTGGGATGAGAGAAACTATCTGAAAGATATAAAAAATATGAAAGCAAGTGCTTTTATTGTCCATGGAATCAATGACTGGAATGTAAAAACTATTCACTCTCACCTTTTCTGGAAAGAGATGGAGAAATATAATATTCCTAAAAAGATGATACTTCATCAAGGAGATCATATCTATATCCATGATTTAAAAGGAATAGATTTTAATGATATTATGAATAGATGGTTAAGCCACTGGCTATATGATATAGATAATAATGTTATGGAAGAAGTGCCAGAGGTATTGATTCAAGATAACTTAGATATCTATAAATGGCATACTACTTATGATGGAGATCAAGTTGAATACTTTATTGACAGCAGTAAAAAATTAACTAGATCTGGAGAAAAATCAGATAGAGAAGTAAATTTAAAAGATGATATTGACTCTACAAAATTTGATAGAGAGAAAAAGAATTTTGAAGAGTGGCAAAAGGATATGATCTTAGATGTAGAGGAGAAAAGAGATTATCGTCTAGTTTATTTAACAGATAAATTAGAAGATGATTTGAGAGTATCTGGAGATATCACTGTTGAAATTGAGGCTGCAACAGATAGTGAAACAGGAATATTAAGTGCAATGTTAGTTGATCTTGGAGAAGATAGAAGAGCTACTGTTGAGCAATATAAGACAGGAGAGAAAAATATATATCTAGGAAAAAATGGTGGATATATGGAGGAAAAAGATTTTGTAATTGAAAAAGATCCGTCACCATTTAAAATAATCAGTAGAGGATCAATCAATATTCAAAATAGAGAGAATAACTATTGTAAAAAATCAGTAGAAAAAGATAAATTCTATAAATATACTTTCAATATGGTTCCAACAGATTATACAATAAGAAAAGGACATAGAATGGAATTAGTAATATTAGGAAGTGATGTTGAAATAACAACTAGACCTAAGAAAGTAACTAATTATAGAGTAAAAGAAAACAGTTTAAAATTAAGAGTTCCAATGATAATCAAATAG
- the yqeK gene encoding bis(5'-nucleosyl)-tetraphosphatase (symmetrical) YqeK translates to MLERLREEVKKRVKKKRYIHILGVEEKAAELAEKYGVDEEKCRIAAILHDVAKEMEIKEMERICRENFSDELTEKDMDISEILHGFVGSIVARDEFKISDESILNGIKYHTVGKKGLDTLGRIIYIADAIEKNRDYPGVENIRAEVAKDLDKGIIFEIDRKINYLSSVGGKIHKNTMEMRDWLAENSNGR, encoded by the coding sequence ATGTTAGAGAGATTAAGAGAAGAAGTTAAAAAAAGAGTAAAGAAAAAAAGATATATACATATACTAGGAGTAGAGGAAAAAGCTGCTGAATTAGCAGAAAAATATGGAGTTGATGAGGAAAAATGTAGAATAGCTGCAATTTTACATGATGTGGCTAAAGAGATGGAAATAAAAGAGATGGAGAGAATTTGTAGAGAAAATTTCTCTGATGAATTGACAGAAAAGGATATGGATATAAGCGAGATACTTCATGGATTTGTAGGATCTATAGTTGCAAGAGATGAGTTTAAGATATCTGATGAAAGCATATTAAATGGAATAAAGTATCATACTGTGGGAAAAAAGGGGTTAGATACTTTAGGCAGAATAATATATATTGCAGATGCTATTGAGAAAAATAGAGATTATCCAGGAGTTGAAAATATTAGAGCGGAAGTTGCTAAGGATTTAGATAAGGGAATTATTTTTGAAATAGATAGAAAAATTAATTATCTTTCCAGTGTAGGAGGAAAAATTCATAAAAATACTATGGAGATGAGAGATTGGTTAGCAGAAAATAGTAATGGGAGGTAA